Proteins co-encoded in one Halorussus vallis genomic window:
- a CDS encoding Na+/H+ antiporter NhaC family protein has product MPPDTYGIISLLPALFAIVLTLLSRQVLLSLFAGIWIGATILVGWNPVVGAAHALQLVIDNITASFNSKLLLFTFLSGAMLGMIFLSGGMSALAERIIARIRTRRQAELGTSILGMLIFVDSYASTMITGSVMRPITDKFDVSREKLAYLLDSTTSPVVSIAVVSTWVGFEVGLIREQFTSLGIDQSAFVVFLQSIPYRFYSLLAVVLVFVVVTTGWNFGPMKRAEKRAKETGKVLRDDADPLLETREEDIVTPDHVDARWWYFAAPIVVLVGVTGLGLLTSGGWPGVTPVEALKDAATADAILWGVFSACALLLAILVGHARVELEAISDSIFEGFKMVMFPVAVLSLAWTIGSVSEALNVGPFVVSVAQGVITAELLPAVVFLAAAIISFSIGTSWGTMGIMFPVAVPLAFNLGAPLPAAIGAILTGSLFGDHCSPISDTTVLSSMFAGADHVDHVNTQIPYAVLCGVVATGLFLASGYGVSPLPLLAVGVVALAVAAYALSERTAVAMPRVFGSDAD; this is encoded by the coding sequence ATGCCACCAGACACGTACGGCATCATCAGCCTACTGCCGGCGCTGTTCGCCATCGTACTGACGCTGTTGAGCAGGCAGGTATTGCTGTCGCTCTTCGCGGGTATCTGGATCGGCGCGACCATCCTGGTCGGGTGGAACCCGGTCGTCGGGGCCGCACACGCCCTCCAGTTGGTCATCGACAACATCACCGCGTCGTTCAACAGCAAACTGCTGTTATTCACGTTCCTCTCGGGAGCGATGCTCGGAATGATATTCCTCTCGGGCGGGATGAGCGCTCTCGCCGAGCGCATCATCGCCCGCATTCGGACGCGCCGGCAGGCGGAACTGGGAACGAGCATCCTCGGGATGCTCATCTTCGTCGACTCCTACGCGAGCACGATGATCACCGGGTCGGTGATGCGACCGATCACCGACAAGTTCGACGTCAGCCGGGAGAAACTCGCGTACCTGCTCGACTCGACCACGTCGCCCGTCGTCAGCATCGCCGTCGTCTCGACGTGGGTCGGATTCGAAGTCGGACTCATCAGAGAGCAGTTCACGTCGCTGGGCATCGACCAGAGCGCGTTCGTCGTGTTCCTCCAGAGCATCCCGTACCGGTTCTACAGCCTCCTCGCCGTGGTGCTCGTGTTCGTGGTCGTCACGACCGGGTGGAACTTCGGCCCGATGAAGCGTGCGGAAAAGCGCGCGAAGGAAACCGGCAAGGTCCTCCGCGACGACGCCGACCCGCTGCTGGAAACCCGCGAGGAGGACATCGTCACGCCCGACCACGTCGACGCGCGGTGGTGGTACTTCGCGGCCCCCATCGTCGTCCTCGTGGGGGTCACGGGTCTCGGCCTGCTCACGTCCGGTGGCTGGCCGGGCGTGACCCCGGTGGAGGCGCTCAAGGACGCGGCGACCGCCGACGCCATCCTCTGGGGCGTCTTCTCGGCCTGCGCCCTGCTGCTCGCCATCCTCGTCGGACACGCCCGGGTCGAACTGGAGGCCATCAGCGACTCCATCTTCGAGGGGTTCAAGATGGTGATGTTCCCGGTCGCCGTCCTCTCGCTGGCGTGGACCATCGGCTCCGTGAGCGAGGCGCTCAACGTGGGCCCCTTCGTCGTTTCGGTGGCGCAGGGCGTCATCACCGCCGAACTCCTCCCCGCGGTCGTCTTCCTCGCGGCGGCCATCATCTCGTTCAGTATCGGCACCTCGTGGGGGACGATGGGCATCATGTTCCCCGTGGCCGTCCCCCTGGCGTTCAACCTCGGGGCACCGCTCCCGGCGGCCATCGGCGCCATCCTCACCGGGTCGCTGTTCGGCGACCACTGCTCGCCAATCAGCGACACGACGGTGCTGTCGTCGATGTTCGCCGGCGCCGACCACGTCGACCACGTGAACACGCAGATTCCGTACGCCGTCCTCTGCGGAGTGGTCGCGACCGGACTGTTCCTCGCCAGCGGCTACGGCGTGTCGCCGCTTCCCCTCCTCGCCGTGGGCGTCGTCGCGCTCGCCGTGGCCGCCTACGCGCTCTCGGAACGCACCGCGGTCGCGATGCCGCGGGTGTTCGGTTCGGACGCGGACTGA
- a CDS encoding zinc-binding dehydrogenase → MRAMVITDFGDTEVFERREVEKPTPGATEVLVRVHASSINPVDTKIREAGSWAGISPPTVIGYDVSGVVEAVGGEVTDFAVGDEVFYTPEIFGEEGSYAEYHTADESIVARKPESLSHAEAAALPLAGATAWEAIVTRGEVEAGETVLIHGAGGVGAHAVQIAAASGARVVATASPQTVEQTEDLGATRAVDYESEDFRDVLDAEFDEPVDLVFDTVGGETLVESTGVVRPYGRMVTILEPEGAWGSAYQKNLDVRMLFLERDRRPLDALRRLADRGQLEPVVDSVLPLEEVAKAHEMVESGGLTGKVVLDVAGE, encoded by the coding sequence ATGAGAGCGATGGTCATCACCGACTTCGGCGACACCGAGGTCTTCGAGCGGCGCGAGGTCGAGAAGCCGACTCCGGGCGCGACCGAAGTCCTCGTCCGCGTCCACGCGTCGTCGATCAACCCCGTCGACACCAAGATTCGCGAGGCGGGGTCGTGGGCCGGCATCTCGCCGCCGACGGTCATCGGCTACGACGTCTCGGGCGTCGTCGAGGCCGTCGGCGGCGAGGTGACCGACTTCGCGGTCGGCGACGAGGTGTTCTACACACCCGAGATATTCGGCGAGGAGGGGAGCTACGCCGAGTACCACACCGCCGACGAGTCCATCGTCGCGCGCAAACCCGAGTCCCTCTCGCACGCCGAGGCCGCCGCGCTCCCGCTGGCTGGCGCCACCGCCTGGGAAGCCATCGTCACGCGCGGGGAGGTCGAGGCCGGCGAGACGGTGTTGATTCACGGCGCCGGCGGCGTCGGCGCGCACGCCGTCCAAATCGCGGCCGCGAGCGGCGCGCGGGTCGTCGCGACGGCCAGTCCCCAGACGGTCGAGCAGACCGAGGACCTCGGGGCGACCCGGGCCGTCGACTACGAGTCCGAGGACTTCCGCGACGTCCTCGACGCGGAGTTCGACGAACCGGTCGACCTGGTGTTCGACACCGTCGGCGGGGAGACGCTGGTCGAGAGCACCGGCGTCGTGCGGCCCTACGGCCGGATGGTCACCATCCTCGAACCCGAGGGTGCCTGGGGGTCTGCCTACCAGAAGAACCTCGACGTCCGCATGCTGTTCCTGGAGCGCGACCGCCGACCGCTCGACGCGCTCCGGCGCCTCGCCGACCGCGGGCAACTCGAACCGGTCGTCGACTCCGTGCTCCCGCTCGAAGAGGTCGCGAAGGCCCACGAGATGGTCGAATCGGGCGGCCTCACCGGAAAGGTCGTGCTGGACGTCGCCGGCGAGTGA
- a CDS encoding tyrosine-type recombinase/integrase — MAQGPIKKLHSERTRIERYDDDGTLPRETTDALLEWASALHPHETEFEYVTPDGERNEFAISTVQSYLRSMRKVAQRAFPNLLGTSPDTFNDAIDAMQTGENPNVKEGGLAKTTLGITQSAAKTFFWYFELAHPDEINAYGERSTPKHDEDDLFSREDVQALRAHIKRPRDRALLELLLNTGQRISAIQGLRIKDIDIEAGLFSLNTERGGLKGAARRSEHRPLLGSKPFLADWLDAHPLSDNPDAYLFVGDPEHHYTDINQPLCQSSIRRMLERTAERANVEKPVNPHNFRHYWTTTMKQDYGLNDEEIKYLLGHKREGNGVNFVYNHSTDAKLQTNTERKVGTRDGPTAKPLTPESCGECGEDLESHWTCCPVCGTRYCL, encoded by the coding sequence ATGGCACAGGGCCCAATAAAGAAACTCCACAGCGAGCGAACGCGAATCGAACGATACGACGACGACGGAACACTTCCCCGGGAAACGACCGACGCCCTGCTTGAATGGGCGTCAGCGCTCCATCCTCACGAGACAGAGTTCGAATACGTCACGCCGGATGGTGAACGGAACGAGTTCGCTATATCGACAGTCCAATCGTATCTCCGTTCGATGCGGAAAGTCGCACAGCGTGCATTTCCCAACCTTCTAGGGACATCTCCGGATACGTTCAACGATGCGATTGACGCCATGCAGACGGGCGAAAATCCGAACGTGAAAGAGGGAGGACTTGCGAAAACGACGCTCGGGATAACGCAATCAGCAGCGAAGACCTTCTTCTGGTACTTCGAGCTTGCTCACCCGGACGAAATCAATGCGTATGGCGAAAGGAGTACTCCGAAACACGATGAAGACGATCTCTTCTCACGTGAAGACGTACAGGCACTGAGAGCGCACATCAAGCGACCGCGGGACCGTGCGCTCCTCGAACTCCTGTTGAACACTGGCCAGCGAATCAGCGCGATCCAAGGTCTCAGAATCAAGGACATCGACATCGAAGCGGGATTGTTCTCTTTGAACACCGAACGTGGAGGGCTGAAGGGTGCAGCACGACGTAGCGAGCACCGTCCTCTACTGGGTTCGAAGCCGTTTCTTGCCGACTGGCTCGACGCGCATCCGCTCTCAGACAATCCCGATGCCTACCTGTTCGTCGGTGATCCGGAACACCACTACACAGATATTAACCAGCCATTATGTCAGAGTTCGATTCGCCGAATGCTTGAACGGACGGCAGAGCGTGCCAACGTCGAGAAACCGGTGAACCCCCACAACTTCCGGCACTACTGGACGACGACGATGAAACAAGACTACGGTCTGAACGACGAGGAGATAAAGTACCTGCTCGGGCATAAGCGAGAAGGAAACGGTGTGAACTTCGTGTACAACCATTCGACGGATGCGAAGCTCCAGACGAACACGGAACGGAAGGTTGGAACGAGGGATGGGCCAACAGCTAAACCGTTGACCCCTGAGAGTTGTGGAGAATGTGGCGAAGACCTCGAGTCACATTGGACGTGCTGTCCGGTCTGCGGGACAAGGTACTGCCTCTAA
- the twy1 gene encoding 4-demethylwyosine synthase TYW1 has translation MSDSDGPKQVDSPDYHSENHTATQTCGWTANALRGEGKCYKNVWYGIESHRCIQMTPVVKCNERCVFCWRDHAGHAYELGDVEWDDPEAVVDASIRLQQKLLSGFGGNEKVPREAFEESMEPRHVAISLDGEPTLYPYLAELIEAFHDRDITTFLVSNGTRPEVIRECDPTQLYVSVDAPERATFDRVVKAMEDDAWEKLVETMDILAEKDETRTVIRTTLVGGQNVENPDWYAGFYERADPDFVELKSYMHVGESRDRVDRSSMLDHEDVMAFAEAVQEHMPDHGVLKGVPASRVALLSKTEDTWVPKLQKDSEFWARDPVTGD, from the coding sequence ATGAGCGACTCGGATGGACCGAAACAGGTAGACAGTCCGGACTACCACAGTGAGAATCATACGGCGACCCAGACCTGTGGCTGGACGGCCAACGCACTTCGGGGCGAGGGAAAATGTTATAAAAATGTGTGGTACGGCATCGAATCGCACCGCTGCATCCAGATGACGCCCGTCGTCAAGTGCAACGAGCGGTGCGTCTTCTGCTGGCGCGACCACGCCGGCCACGCCTACGAACTGGGGGACGTCGAGTGGGACGACCCGGAGGCGGTGGTCGACGCCTCGATTCGCCTCCAGCAGAAACTGCTCTCGGGGTTCGGCGGCAACGAGAAGGTCCCCCGCGAGGCGTTCGAGGAGTCGATGGAACCGCGCCACGTCGCCATCAGCCTCGACGGCGAACCTACCCTGTATCCCTACCTGGCCGAACTCATCGAGGCGTTCCACGACCGGGACATCACCACCTTCCTCGTCTCCAACGGCACGCGTCCGGAGGTCATCCGGGAGTGCGACCCGACCCAGCTATACGTCAGCGTCGACGCCCCCGAGCGGGCCACCTTCGACCGCGTGGTGAAGGCGATGGAGGACGACGCCTGGGAGAAACTGGTCGAGACGATGGACATCCTCGCCGAGAAGGACGAGACCCGCACGGTCATCCGGACCACGCTCGTCGGCGGCCAGAACGTCGAGAACCCCGACTGGTACGCCGGATTCTACGAGCGCGCCGACCCCGACTTCGTCGAACTCAAATCGTACATGCACGTCGGCGAGTCCCGCGACAGGGTGGACCGCTCGTCGATGCTCGACCACGAGGACGTGATGGCGTTCGCCGAGGCGGTCCAGGAACACATGCCCGACCACGGCGTGCTGAAGGGCGTGCCCGCCTCGCGGGTCGCCCTGCTATCGAAGACCGAGGACACCTGGGTGCCGAAGTTGCAGAAGGACAGCGAGTTCTGGGCGCGCGACCCCGTCACCGGGGACTGA